CTGTGGCATGTGACTTAATCGTTGCTTTACAAATACactgatttttggttttgcaattCTGGTCTTCCAGTTGAAATTTGGAGGGGGAAGGTTGTGGGTTATTATTTCAGagtttatttaaaacaagacaaaaaatgcaTCCATTCAATTAGATTTAAAAGATTTCTAGGCTTAATACGGGATTTAAATTCTTATTATTTGTATGAATTATAATCCTTTCTTGTTCCCCTGACAGAGTCTGGCAAATCGATTGACTTGACTTCTGTTTTGCAGTTCCCTTAGAATATTCTCAGTGGTCTGTAGTCCAGGGAGAAGGACTTAATTCAGAGATGGATAGAGAACTAATCTCACTTGTGCCCATTAAGGGATTATACAGATCAGAGGGAGAAACAGACTGGCTGGGAAGTGAGAAGTGTTTATCAGCCTTGaagctacagaaataaaatggcaTTACAAGTGCTTCAGTtcacacctgcagcccagcagctgtcACTGAATCAAATCAGTGTTTGGAAGGAGCATTaacttttcttctctcttattTGTTCAGGATTGATATTGCCCAATGGAGATATCAATTGGAATTGCCCATGTCTGGGTGGAATGGCTAGTGGTCCCTGTGGGGAGCAGTTCAAGTCAGCCTTTTCTTGTTTCCACTAtagcacagaagaaataaagggaTCAGACTGTGTGGACCAATTCCGTGCCATGCAGGAATGCATGCAAAAATACCCAGATCTTTACCCTCAAGAGGATGAAAATGATGAGAAGTCCAGCAAAGATTTGGAAGCTGCCTCTATGGAGGCCTCTGCTGCCAAAGAGGAGAAGGCATCCAGCTAATGAAGATGCAAGGAGGCTGTTGTCtccatttctcattttcagagaCATGGACTTTGCAGTGTTTCTGTCTTCTGAGTAGTGAGGAAATATTTCACCATGTTCTGTGCACTGTAtcttaataaataatttattcctgAAGGAGAAATCTCAGAGCTACAGCCTTTCAAATAAATACTGCATAATGAGTGAATGAGTGTATGTACTGTGTAAACTGCTTTTGGACACAGTTAAAACTTTACAGCTGTTCTTTACCTTCaagttttccttcagttttgaCTTGAATAATGTCTTGAAGTACATAGCTTTCGACTAAAATTCCACTGGCACACCAGGTCTGTCTTCATTTCAGTATGTTCTGATCAGTAgctacattatttttttaaatgtattctgTTCTATCAATAGAAATTGCATTAAAtgattgttttttcttaatgatttttttttttgccaaagtGATTCTAGACATTGAAAATGGCCTATATCTAgaacttctaaaataatttcaaatggtCTTATTAAATTATGGTTGCGTTTCACTACTGGCATCAGATCAGGACTGCCAGGAAAATGTTGAAATGCACATCTTCTTTGATTTCATTCACTTATTGTGATggtctttgcatttttaagaatGGTGTGTTGTGCAACTGATTATTAAATTGAATGAAAAGAATGTTAGTCACTggctttatttttgctttgaaaatacaggTTTTGGATTTCTTTGGTTATCACCTTCTCCTTCAATGTATAGATGGGCACTTGTAAAACTTTGAGATACAATAAATTGTTACCTGGTGTAATGATCTCAAAACAGATACTGTGACTTAAGTAAAAGCAAATACTTTTTACCCTCATTGGAAGCTCCTGTGTCTTTGtggtgtggtgttttgtttgtttgcttttttgttaaCACTGATTGGATCTGAGAACTGTTCTGTGCTGTAAGCAGACCTTGAATGCATTTGTGGGTTGTGAAGAGGTTGTCAGATTTTTATTATTGTCTTATTCTTTtctccccagcccaggcaggaacaCATAAAAAACCTATAGCATTTTCAGTGGCCGTAGCAGACTGGATCATGAACAGCAAATAAACCTGAAcagctattaaaatatttgaaaattacttaagaggtaaaaataatttaatagttCACTATAGTTTAATAGCTGTAGATAAGGGAATACTACATTGTTTGTCTTTCCAAGCAAAAGATAGGctgtcagaattttttttttacaaaagagaTTGTGGCTGTAGCTTCAGTAACCTCTTTACATGTTGGTTTGGtagtttgtggttttttttttttcctctccttatGTGTGGGTTACCTCACCCAAAGCATAAAAAGTTATAGGGTTGGTAATGCAGCCCACAAAGTCCAGCAATGTTTAAACACTTGCCTTTCTCTGTGGGCAGCACTTTGGAGTGCTCAGCAGCATTGATTCCATATAGCACTTGGGTGTCTTGTTCTTGCTTGCATAAGTGAATCTGGTGCTACTGCTGTTTCTGAATGTTTGAGGGGAATTTCTGTCAAGTTTTACAATGTGTTTGAGGTGTTTGTATTTCAGGGCAGCTCTTGGATCCTCAGCTACAATCTGTAGGCAGTTAAGTGGCTGGTATCTACTGTGTTCTGAGGGCAGTGGTAGCAGGGACTCTGGGCAttgctgcttttcaaagaaacaaagtGAACAAAACTTCTCAGTGTGACTCTTTCAGGGGTAGGAGACCAAGTGCCAAGTTAACCTGAGTAAACAGacacaaaggcagcagaggtAAACTTTGGCACTTGTGCGGTTGGGCCATGCAAATGAAATCTTAGGCAATAGATCAACACTGGGCAccagattgaaaaaaaaaaaaaaatcacatgcaCCCAAGCTTCTGGTTGTTCAAATGGAAATGTAGAGCACTCTCTGTGAGGAAGCAAGGGCTGTTTATGAAGGTCTGCTGTGTTCTAACAAGTTGcctcttctgtcttttttcctgttcttttctttcccacattGCCTATGTGCTCTAAAGAGTTTGGATTTATCCTCTGCAACTGTATTTGTAGCATCTGTGCACAAAACAAAATGCGGGAATCTCGGCCTGCAGTAGGTAGGGACATGCACCTAATACTCACAGAGGGAACTTGGAGCATAATCTGACACGTTTAAAGCTGTGTTTAGGATAGATTTGCCTCTTTCTGACTATTGTGGCTTGGTAACCTGTTGTGCTGCATCCAGTACAAATATGAAATATGTGTGAGGATCTTACACGAGAAACTGAAAATCACTGTGTAATatgtttgaaatgttttgagaaaggaagtCATACCTTTAATCCTAAATAGttctttggggatttttttttccctatgtaAACTCATGCAGTTGTGAATGCATAGATAATGTAACTACTGGTTTCTGTTTCCCAGCATTGCTTCATTTGTGTGATTTTCCTCCTATAATTACATGCCCCAATTTTAAATCAGTGGCTGTTTTAATGTATCAAAGATGATAAAATTATCCTTGGCAATATGTGACAAGCTTGTAAAATAAGCAGATGATAAGTTGCATTTTGATTGTGTGGATACAAACCTTAGAACTGcatatttcttgttttaatgtgtttcttattttatatatatattttataaataatatctTGGTTCTCTTCCAGCCATCACTGAGCTACTGGTTCTTGGACAGAGAGTAGTAGATTTGAATGAGTTTGAACAGTTGTGTTTATAGATTCATTTCATAGTGATTTTGTGTTGTCAGCTGCTTTTGTCAAGTCACAGGTAGTCAGTCATTGGGGGATAAAGAAAGCTTTCATGATGACAGAATTGCTCTTTAATTCTGTGCCTTTAGTTGATATTTGTCCTGTAAAAGCTGATGTGCTTAGTGTGATTAAATGTTTATAACAATTTAGCGAAAAGAAACTGTTAACAATACATGAAACACTTCTCCATGTATTAGAATGTTTCCAACACAAGTTACTTAGCCAGACTAGTTACATGTAGATAGAATTCCAGCTGAATTTTCTCTGCTTAGTTTTTTAGAATAAAAACCCATGGTTTTAATTGTACTCACCATACAGACTTACCATTGCTCCCAAAATAGTCCCTTGTACCATATTGCTGTGTAATACTCCAGATTTTCAGTTGTAACCATACTTCAGTTTTTGTACACCCTTGTCCTTCTGGTGCAGGGGTGAAACAATCTCTGCTTTTGAAAGCTGGGTGGACTGTTATCAGCTGGCTGCAATTCCTGCATGGTGCAGGCCACAAAATCATATGTAACTTGTTAGGATGGGATTGTTCCTGCAATCCACTTGAATCAGTGGTGCATGTATCACATATCCTGATATGGATAAAGATTGCCTCTTTTAGATGATCATCTAAAAGTTGTCTCTTTTAGATGATCCTTTAACAAAACATATAttctaaaatgtaaaaaagtactgaaaaataGTTAACAGTAGACAAGattacattttcagaattaaaagtTACTCAGtagttttttctgctgttctctgcagtACAACCTGAGGACATTGCAAAGACCTGACTTCAACTTGAGTGTAGTAACTTTCCTAGAGGTATGACCTTGCTTCAGGTGcaaaaagaatctttttttttttttttttttctttttcttccctgcaaaAGGAGTGATGAACAAAATGGTGACTTAGAAGATGTTTATCCTGCAGGCCATTATAGAGATCATTAGATCTGGGGATCTGGCAGGGCTGTTTTGGAAACAAGATCTATATCCCATGCAGTTCTGACTGAGAGTGTCCTTGTTAAACCTGACAGCAATGTCTCCTGTTTGTCTGAGGCACTGATCTGATCACACGTCAATGAACCTACTTGTTCCTAGGGAAGTAAATAAAGGAATGTGTTTGCTTCTAGACTCTTGTTTTACCTCATTAAAATTCTATCAGTGTTAGTGTGGAACAGTGTAGAGAAGCTACCAGCAGTATGTCATTTATTCTTAGTCAGCTCTGTTCACTGTAAATGGTTTCATTTTGTTGAGCAGGAGCCTGTCTGCAgtttttcagttgcttttaaCCCCTCTGGAGCTGATGTTTTATTGGTGGTGGTGGAACTGAGAGAAGACACACCCAGCAGAGGAAGAGTGGAGGAGCAGTGATTATAGCACCAATGTTAGTTTTGTAAAATGGCTTATTGCAAATCAGTATTGATGATCTGTGAGCAGACAGCTCAGGATGGCCAAAAGGAGCACAGGAGGATTTCTAGTGATTCCACAGTGCAGATGAACCCAGATGACACAACAGTGGCGTGAAGGATAGGTGCACATGGGATTTGTTGTACCAGATCTGAATGACAGGTCCAGTTAATTGTTTCTGAGTGTTACAGGTTCCTTACACCTCCTAAGATAGTTAAAGCATCCCCTCACAATGCACTCATTCCCTTCAGAGGATGCTGTAAGGAAAACAGGAGCTTGATTTCTAAATCTGTGGTTCCTGACCTTTTTCCTACCGTTATGAGTGTTGTTGTCTCCACCctgtttcatttgctttctgttttgcCCCCTTCTCACGTGTCCCCAAAGACTGTATTGCTCCCTTTTCCCTACAGCCCATCACATTCCTACTTAGAGGGGTCGGGTCTGTTCCCTTCCTTGGCTCAAGGGGCCATCTCTTCATTCTCCTTGCCCTCTCCTAAAGAACCCAAATTGATAAATTAGGTTGGATCCAGCTGATAGTGTTTGTGATTTTTCTCATAAAGGCCATGTTACAAAAGAGTTTGAGTTAATTTGAGAGCTAGACCTGTGATTT
This is a stretch of genomic DNA from Sylvia atricapilla isolate bSylAtr1 chromosome 11, bSylAtr1.pri, whole genome shotgun sequence. It encodes these proteins:
- the CHCHD4 gene encoding mitochondrial intermembrane space import and assembly protein 40 gives rise to the protein MSYCRQEGKDRIIFATKEDHETPSSAELVADDPDDPYEEQGLILPNGDINWNCPCLGGMASGPCGEQFKSAFSCFHYSTEEIKGSDCVDQFRAMQECMQKYPDLYPQEDENDEKSSKDLEAASMEASAAKEEKASS